From a region of the Neobacillus niacini genome:
- the secDF gene encoding protein translocase subunit SecDF codes for MVKRSRIIAFLLVVILLGSTMGITTSGILKNIKLGLDLQGGFEVLYEVSPAKKGQKIDKETLASTAEALDRRINVLGVSEPTIQIEGENRIRVQLAGVTDQNEAREILSTQANLTFRDANDRVMMDGTDLAENGASQTFDENGAPSVSLKLKSAEKFKNVTEEIVKMAPNNYLVIWLDFEEGKDSFKTEITKEDPKFLSAPTVREIFNQNTVSIVGSFTAEEAQELASLLNAGALPVKLTEVYSTSVGAKFGEQALNETILAGIIGIAIIYLFMLVYYRFPGFIATVTLSIYIYLVLLVFDWMNGVLTLPGIAALILGVGMAVDANIITYERIREEIKVGKSIKSAFQAGSKGSFTSILDSNLTTILTAAVLFYFGTSSIKGFATMLLVSILLSFITAVFGSRLFLGLWVNSGFLNKKASWFGVKKSAIKDIAENYDTLDLPTRWDRFDFVKVRKLFFIISGALIALGLVLILVFRLNLSIDFSSGTRIEVLSDKSLTTEQVEAAFEKQDIEIDDITLSGENNEMASARMKGVLSKDEIAELKSAFHDEFGSDPSVSTVSPTVGKELAKDGVIALIIASIGIIIYVTLRFEFAMAVAAIASLLHDAFFMVAFFSITRLEVDLTFIAAVLTIIGYSINDTIVTFDRMRENLQKKKRLKTFEDIADVVNVSVRQTLTRSVNTVFTVLITVVAMILFGSESILNFNIALLVGLITGVYSSIFIATNLWVVLKARELKKKGTIKTVKEKKKYSDEPQV; via the coding sequence ATGGTTAAGCGCAGTAGAATTATCGCCTTTCTGCTAGTAGTAATACTATTAGGAAGCACAATGGGAATTACCACTTCAGGTATTTTAAAGAACATTAAACTAGGTTTGGACCTTCAAGGCGGTTTCGAGGTTTTGTATGAGGTTTCTCCAGCGAAAAAGGGTCAAAAAATTGACAAAGAAACATTAGCTAGTACAGCCGAGGCCCTTGATAGACGGATAAATGTTCTAGGGGTAAGTGAACCAACTATTCAAATTGAGGGTGAAAATCGGATTCGGGTTCAGCTTGCAGGAGTAACGGATCAAAATGAAGCACGAGAAATATTATCTACCCAAGCAAACCTTACTTTCCGTGATGCGAACGACCGCGTTATGATGGACGGTACTGATTTAGCGGAAAATGGTGCGAGTCAGACCTTTGATGAAAATGGAGCACCTAGTGTTTCCTTGAAATTAAAAAGTGCTGAAAAGTTCAAAAATGTTACAGAAGAAATTGTAAAAATGGCACCGAATAATTATTTAGTTATTTGGCTTGATTTTGAAGAAGGAAAAGATTCATTCAAAACGGAAATTACAAAAGAAGATCCTAAATTTCTATCTGCACCTACTGTGAGAGAAATTTTTAACCAAAATACAGTTTCCATTGTAGGTAGCTTCACAGCAGAAGAAGCACAAGAACTTGCTTCTCTTTTAAATGCTGGAGCCCTTCCTGTTAAGCTTACTGAAGTTTATTCAACTTCTGTGGGCGCTAAATTTGGTGAACAGGCATTAAATGAAACGATCCTAGCAGGTATTATCGGGATAGCAATCATATATTTATTCATGCTAGTCTATTATCGTTTTCCGGGCTTTATCGCCACCGTTACTTTATCCATTTATATTTATCTTGTCTTACTCGTTTTTGATTGGATGAATGGGGTCCTAACTCTCCCGGGAATTGCCGCCCTTATTTTAGGGGTCGGTATGGCGGTTGACGCTAACATTATTACGTACGAACGAATTAGAGAAGAGATCAAGGTCGGTAAATCTATTAAATCTGCCTTCCAAGCAGGAAGTAAAGGTTCCTTTACCTCTATTCTTGACTCAAACTTAACGACAATTTTAACAGCGGCAGTTCTTTTCTACTTCGGGACAAGCTCGATAAAAGGCTTTGCCACTATGTTGTTGGTGAGTATATTGTTAAGCTTTATTACAGCGGTGTTTGGTTCCCGCCTATTCTTAGGTTTATGGGTGAATAGCGGCTTCTTAAACAAAAAGGCCAGCTGGTTCGGTGTAAAAAAATCTGCTATTAAGGATATCGCTGAAAATTACGATACTCTGGATTTGCCAACTAGATGGGATCGATTTGATTTTGTAAAGGTTAGAAAATTATTCTTTATCATCTCTGGAGCACTTATTGCGCTTGGTTTAGTTCTAATCCTTGTATTCCGCTTAAATTTGTCTATTGATTTCTCAAGCGGTACTCGAATTGAAGTATTATCTGACAAATCATTAACAACGGAACAGGTTGAAGCGGCTTTTGAAAAACAGGATATTGAAATTGATGACATTACTCTTTCAGGCGAGAACAACGAAATGGCTTCTGCGCGAATGAAAGGGGTTTTATCAAAGGATGAAATAGCAGAGCTAAAATCTGCATTTCACGATGAATTCGGCTCTGACCCAAGTGTAAGTACTGTTTCTCCAACGGTTGGTAAAGAGCTAGCGAAAGATGGGGTAATCGCCCTCATTATTGCTTCCATCGGTATTATTATTTATGTAACGCTGCGTTTTGAATTTGCAATGGCAGTTGCGGCGATTGCTTCATTGCTTCACGATGCTTTCTTCATGGTTGCTTTTTTCAGTATTACGCGCTTAGAAGTAGATTTAACCTTTATCGCTGCTGTTCTAACGATAATCGGTTACTCTATTAATGATACAATTGTTACCTTCGACAGAATGCGTGAAAACCTACAAAAGAAGAAACGACTTAAAACGTTTGAAGATATTGCCGATGTTGTGAATGTAAGTGTCCGTCAAACATTAACTCGTTCTGTTAATACAGTTTTCACTGTATTAATAACAGTGGTTGCGATGATTCTTTTTGGCAGTGAATCAATCCTTAATTTCAACATCGCTTTGTTAGTTGGATTAATAACTGGCGTATACTCTTCTATCTTTATTGCTACTAATCTTTGGGTAGTTCTTAAAGCAAGGGAATTGAAAAAGAAGGGTACGATTAAGACAGTAAAAGAAAAGAAAAAGTACTCAGATGAGCCTCAAGTATAA
- a CDS encoding adenine phosphoribosyltransferase translates to MDLKQFIAIVPDYPKPGITFKDITPLMNNGEAYKYATDQIVSYAKDKQIDLIVGPEARGFIIGCPVAYSLGIGFAPVRKEGKLPRETVKVSYGLEYGSDVLTIHKDAIQPGQRVLITDDLLATGGTIDATIQLVEQLGGVVAGIAFLVELTYLEGRKKLEGYDIMTLMNY, encoded by the coding sequence ATGGATTTAAAGCAATTTATCGCAATCGTACCAGATTACCCAAAACCAGGAATTACATTTAAGGATATCACTCCATTAATGAACAACGGAGAAGCGTATAAGTATGCAACAGATCAAATTGTTTCTTATGCGAAAGATAAACAAATTGATTTAATTGTTGGTCCTGAGGCAAGAGGATTTATTATTGGCTGCCCAGTAGCCTATTCTCTTGGAATTGGCTTTGCTCCTGTTCGTAAGGAAGGTAAACTACCGCGTGAGACGGTTAAAGTAAGCTATGGATTAGAATATGGAAGTGATGTCCTTACAATTCATAAGGATGCCATACAACCAGGACAACGAGTTCTGATAACAGATGACTTATTAGCCACTGGCGGAACAATTGATGCAACGATTCAATTAGTTGAACAGCTTGGCGGAGTGGTTGCTGGAATTGCTTTTCTAGTTGAATTAACGTACCTTGAAGGACGTAAGAAACTTGAAGGCTACGACATCATGACATTGATGAATTATTAA
- a CDS encoding post-transcriptional regulator, translating to MEKSHAYNHFFYEVKPALISKLEEFRLLGYHDVSDSGLWGFLTKKKWKKVKEDIRIYEIIDDILSVKVSDYISFTTIEIYKNNDFNLDDENEWKELLK from the coding sequence GTGGAAAAGAGTCATGCGTACAATCATTTTTTTTACGAAGTAAAACCAGCTTTAATCAGCAAATTGGAGGAATTTCGCTTACTTGGTTATCACGATGTATCGGACAGTGGACTTTGGGGATTTTTAACAAAAAAGAAATGGAAGAAGGTCAAAGAGGATATAAGAATCTACGAGATTATTGATGATATCCTATCTGTAAAGGTCAGTGATTACATAAGCTTTACTACGATTGAGATTTATAAAAATAATGATTTTAATTTAGATGATGAAAATGAATGGAAGGAATTACTAAAATAA
- the spoVB gene encoding stage V sporulation protein B: protein MSKFLKGTFILLIAGLITRVLGFINRIVIARSIGEEGVGLYMMAYPTFILVVTLTQMGLPVAISKNIAEAEAKGNHQEVKKILVVSLAITISLSLIFTPALILLAPILSTTLFTDPRTYYPLVAIAPVVPIIAVSSVLRGYFQGRQNMRPSAVSQILEQLVRITLIAVMTRAFLPYGIEYAAAAAMVAAIIGEIVSLLYLMTTFKLKKRFRVRKNFFKSVHAGKKTFKELMEIALPTMGSRMIGSVSWFFEPIIVAHSLALAGVAAVAATKQYGSLTGFAMPLLMLPSFITYSLATSLVPAISEANSKKNHKLIEHRLQQALRFAFLTGGLSVIVLYVLADPLMELMYGSTKGAYFIRLMAPFFLFYYYQGPLQAVLQALNLARAAMINSLIGAVVKTTVIFLLASQPSFGITGVALGIIVGFVLVTILHFATVLKKISFSFYIRDYVKGAIIMTISAYLGYWLFEHILLGEHLVVRVLSAASGMSLAYIILLIIVGLIKKDDLKRIPIIRNLIPI, encoded by the coding sequence ATGTCGAAGTTTTTAAAAGGGACCTTTATCCTATTAATAGCGGGATTAATTACGAGGGTACTCGGATTTATTAACAGAATTGTCATAGCTAGAAGTATTGGTGAAGAAGGTGTCGGCCTCTATATGATGGCGTATCCCACCTTTATCCTTGTTGTGACTTTAACTCAAATGGGACTGCCTGTCGCCATATCAAAAAATATTGCAGAGGCTGAAGCAAAAGGTAACCATCAGGAAGTTAAAAAAATTCTGGTCGTTTCTCTGGCAATAACGATTTCGTTATCATTGATTTTTACCCCAGCTTTAATTTTGTTAGCGCCTATTTTATCTACCACTCTCTTTACCGATCCAAGGACGTATTATCCTTTAGTGGCAATAGCACCTGTGGTACCCATAATAGCCGTTTCTTCCGTTTTGAGAGGTTATTTTCAGGGCAGACAAAACATGCGCCCTTCTGCTGTTTCGCAAATTTTAGAACAGCTGGTGAGGATTACTTTAATTGCCGTTATGACCAGAGCTTTCCTGCCTTATGGTATTGAATATGCTGCAGCTGCTGCCATGGTAGCGGCCATCATAGGTGAAATTGTTTCCTTACTTTATTTAATGACTACCTTTAAATTAAAGAAACGCTTTAGAGTTAGGAAGAATTTTTTCAAATCTGTTCATGCTGGGAAAAAGACATTTAAAGAGTTAATGGAAATCGCCTTACCAACAATGGGCAGCAGAATGATAGGGTCGGTATCTTGGTTTTTCGAACCTATTATAGTTGCTCATAGTTTAGCACTTGCTGGTGTTGCCGCCGTAGCAGCCACGAAGCAATACGGTTCATTAACAGGATTTGCGATGCCTTTATTAATGCTCCCTTCGTTTATCACTTATTCTTTAGCAACATCTCTTGTACCTGCCATTAGTGAAGCCAATTCAAAAAAGAACCATAAATTGATAGAACATCGGCTGCAGCAGGCATTAAGATTTGCCTTTTTAACAGGAGGCTTATCCGTTATTGTTCTATATGTTCTAGCAGATCCACTAATGGAGCTCATGTATGGTTCCACAAAAGGCGCCTACTTTATTCGTCTGATGGCACCGTTTTTCTTATTTTATTATTATCAAGGTCCGCTCCAAGCTGTTTTGCAGGCATTGAATTTGGCTAGAGCAGCCATGATAAACAGTTTAATTGGGGCCGTTGTAAAAACAACAGTCATCTTCTTACTTGCTTCACAGCCTTCTTTTGGTATTACAGGTGTGGCCTTAGGAATCATCGTTGGTTTTGTATTAGTAACCATACTCCATTTTGCTACCGTATTGAAGAAAATATCGTTTAGTTTTTATATACGGGATTACGTCAAAGGAGCCATCATCATGACAATCTCTGCTTACCTAGGTTATTGGCTGTTTGAGCATATTCTCCTAGGTGAACATTTAGTGGTTAGAGTTTTGTCCGCTGCCAGCGGTATGTCACTTGCTTATATTATTCTTCTAATAATCGTCGGTTTAATTAAAAAAGACGATCTTAAAAGGATACCGATTATTCGTAATCTAATCCCGATTTAA
- a CDS encoding TIGR04086 family membrane protein, producing MKLKGASKIESKSFGTAILYGLIFIFLFAIVSSLIFALILRFTSVREVSLQYVITAVSFIGLFGGGFLSGGKRKQKGWLIGGLTGLIYSLIVFLSQYLGYDRLFDVEQVIYHVCYTLIAMMGGILGVNIATSNSRTA from the coding sequence GTGAAACTGAAGGGGGCGAGTAAAATCGAATCAAAAAGCTTTGGTACAGCTATTTTGTACGGGTTAATTTTCATCTTCTTATTTGCGATTGTCAGCAGCTTGATTTTTGCATTAATTCTTAGATTCACTTCTGTACGGGAAGTCTCACTTCAATACGTTATTACAGCGGTGTCCTTTATTGGGCTGTTTGGAGGAGGATTTTTATCCGGTGGAAAGCGAAAACAAAAGGGCTGGCTGATTGGGGGATTAACTGGCTTAATTTATAGCCTGATTGTCTTTTTATCGCAATATTTAGGTTACGATCGTCTATTTGACGTTGAACAAGTCATTTACCATGTTTGCTATACATTAATTGCCATGATGGGTGGAATTCTAGGGGTAAATATAGCAACAAGCAATTCGAGAACAGCATAG
- the recJ gene encoding single-stranded-DNA-specific exonuclease RecJ — MLKSKTRWVVRKSDQQLVETLVNELKITPLVASLLINRGLNTVDSARYFLFGKEQFHDPFLLKGMDIAVNRIREAIERQEPILIFGDYDADGVSSTTVLMLTLRDLGANVQFYIPNRFTEGYGPNETAFRRASENGIKLIITVDTGISAIHEAAIAKELGLDLIITDHHEPGPVLPEALAIIHPKLPDSVYPFRELAGVGVAFKVAHALYGEVPEQLLEIAVIGTIADLVSLKDENRLIAKKGLEKLKVTKNKGLKAILKVAGADQQNINEETIGFSLAPRINAVGRLENADMAVELLLTDDPFEAEALAQEMDELNKTRQSIVNSITTEAIEEVERNYPIDSNSVLVIGKEGWNAGVIGIVASRLVEKFYRPTIVLSFDKEKGLAKGSARSIAGFDLFKNLSECRDILPHFGGHPMAAGMTLKLEDVSDLRQRLNNLANEQLTKDDFIPITTLDHQIKVDEINLSALGELNLLAPFGMDNPKPKVLISNVQISTMRKIGSEQNHLKVMVHDNGTNLDGIGFGLGPLVDHISPASKISIIGELAVNEWNNIRKPQIFIQDVSVETWQLFDHRGVKRINSMIKTIPNEKRNYIIFNKEQLEKMDPALTSEVIFIKDEAEAKGFDSHQANVVLVDLPPSKELLHHLFKGKRPARIYAYFNKENSDFFSTIPTRDHFKWFYGFLLKKGPIDIGRYGDDIAKHRGWSTETITFMSKVFSELDFVTINNGFITLNKQSQKRDLTDSITYQTKQAQYELERDLLFSSFQQLKSWFDQVIEESVTIEEAIT, encoded by the coding sequence ATGTTAAAGTCGAAAACTAGATGGGTTGTTCGTAAATCTGATCAACAACTAGTAGAAACTCTCGTAAACGAATTGAAAATTACACCACTTGTTGCGTCGCTGCTTATCAACCGCGGATTAAATACCGTTGATTCTGCACGGTATTTTTTATTTGGAAAAGAGCAATTTCATGATCCCTTTTTGTTAAAAGGAATGGATATTGCTGTAAACAGAATTCGGGAAGCTATTGAACGCCAAGAACCTATATTAATATTTGGTGATTATGATGCAGATGGTGTGAGCAGTACAACCGTATTAATGCTCACCCTTAGAGATTTGGGGGCAAATGTCCAATTCTATATTCCGAATCGTTTTACGGAAGGTTACGGACCGAATGAAACAGCCTTTCGTCGTGCATCTGAAAATGGAATCAAGTTAATTATTACTGTAGATACAGGCATCTCGGCAATACACGAAGCAGCAATTGCGAAAGAACTCGGTCTTGATTTAATTATTACAGACCACCATGAACCTGGTCCCGTTTTACCTGAGGCATTGGCTATTATTCATCCAAAACTTCCGGATAGTGTTTACCCTTTTCGTGAGCTCGCTGGAGTAGGTGTGGCCTTTAAAGTAGCCCATGCGCTCTATGGTGAAGTTCCAGAGCAATTGCTAGAAATTGCTGTTATTGGCACCATTGCGGATTTAGTTTCGTTAAAAGATGAAAATCGCCTCATTGCCAAAAAAGGTTTGGAAAAACTTAAAGTTACCAAGAATAAAGGTCTAAAAGCGATATTAAAAGTTGCAGGTGCAGACCAGCAAAACATTAACGAGGAAACGATCGGCTTTTCACTGGCGCCAAGAATTAATGCTGTCGGCAGACTGGAAAATGCCGATATGGCTGTGGAACTTTTGCTTACGGATGATCCATTCGAAGCGGAAGCTTTAGCACAAGAAATGGATGAATTAAATAAGACGAGACAATCTATTGTCAATTCTATTACGACAGAAGCGATTGAAGAGGTTGAGAGAAATTATCCTATTGATTCAAATTCAGTACTTGTTATTGGTAAAGAAGGCTGGAATGCTGGTGTAATTGGCATCGTTGCGTCTAGATTAGTGGAGAAGTTTTACCGGCCGACAATCGTTTTAAGTTTTGACAAGGAAAAGGGCTTGGCAAAGGGGTCTGCTCGAAGTATTGCAGGTTTTGATTTGTTTAAAAATCTATCGGAATGCCGGGACATTTTGCCGCATTTTGGCGGCCATCCAATGGCAGCTGGGATGACATTAAAGCTAGAAGATGTTTCTGATCTCCGTCAAAGGTTAAATAATCTGGCGAATGAGCAGTTAACCAAAGATGATTTTATCCCCATTACAACTCTTGACCATCAAATTAAGGTGGATGAAATCAATTTATCTGCACTGGGTGAACTAAATCTTCTTGCTCCATTTGGAATGGACAACCCAAAGCCAAAGGTGTTAATCAGTAATGTTCAAATATCGACAATGAGAAAAATTGGTTCAGAACAAAATCACTTGAAAGTAATGGTGCATGATAACGGTACGAATTTAGATGGAATCGGCTTTGGATTAGGACCGTTAGTTGACCATATTTCACCAGCTTCAAAAATTTCGATAATTGGTGAATTAGCAGTCAATGAGTGGAATAATATCCGTAAACCACAAATTTTTATCCAGGATGTTTCGGTTGAAACATGGCAATTATTTGATCATCGTGGGGTAAAGCGGATAAACTCAATGATTAAAACGATTCCCAATGAAAAGCGAAACTATATTATCTTTAACAAAGAACAGCTTGAAAAAATGGACCCTGCTTTGACGAGTGAGGTAATCTTTATTAAAGATGAAGCTGAGGCTAAAGGCTTCGACTCTCATCAGGCTAATGTGGTACTCGTTGACCTGCCGCCATCAAAGGAACTACTTCATCATCTATTTAAAGGGAAACGTCCTGCTCGAATCTATGCGTATTTTAATAAAGAAAACAGTGATTTTTTTAGTACCATTCCTACGAGAGACCACTTTAAATGGTTCTATGGATTTTTATTAAAAAAAGGTCCAATTGATATCGGTCGTTATGGGGATGATATCGCGAAGCACCGTGGCTGGTCAACGGAAACGATAACTTTCATGTCAAAAGTGTTTTCTGAATTAGATTTTGTTACAATAAACAATGGATTTATTACTTTGAATAAACAATCACAAAAGCGTGACCTTACTGATTCGATCACCTACCAAACGAAACAGGCTCAATATGAACTTGAAAGAGATTTATTATTTTCATCCTTTCAGCAATTAAAGAGCTGGTTTGACCAGGTTATAGAGGAATCAGTTACAATTGAGGAGGCAATTACCTAA
- the yajC gene encoding preprotein translocase subunit YajC has protein sequence MQGLGSIIPLILMFVLFYFLLIRPQQKRTKAVAQMQNELKKGDKIVTIGGLHGFIDSIDENKVVIKCGDGSRLTYDRNAIREVTESAKTSTSAEVSLEK, from the coding sequence ATGCAAGGACTAGGTTCAATCATTCCATTAATATTAATGTTTGTATTATTTTATTTCCTACTAATTCGTCCGCAGCAAAAACGTACTAAAGCAGTTGCTCAAATGCAGAACGAATTGAAAAAAGGTGATAAAATTGTCACGATTGGCGGGTTACATGGATTTATCGATTCTATCGATGAAAACAAAGTCGTGATTAAATGTGGAGACGGCAGCCGTCTAACATATGACCGAAATGCAATTCGTGAAGTAACGGAATCTGCAAAAACTTCTACATCAGCTGAAGTTTCACTAGAAAAGTAA
- a CDS encoding DUF421 domain-containing protein translates to MEVYLTIAVRTILFYALILLIFRVMGKREIGELSILDLVVFIMIGELAVASIIEITKPWIHTALPMIFLMIIQYFLAVVSLKSKRFRDLVDGKPTIIINRGKIDESAMRKQRYNFDDLLTQLREKDIRSIADVEFAILESSGSLSVIEKMSNPNGEPKEGDITIPLIIDGAIEEENLKRINKTNFWLRQELKKLGYRDVRKISFCSYENGKFFVDIMDEQ, encoded by the coding sequence GTGGAAGTATATTTAACTATTGCGGTGCGTACAATACTTTTTTATGCATTAATCCTCTTAATATTTCGAGTAATGGGTAAAAGAGAAATTGGTGAATTAAGTATTCTTGACCTGGTAGTTTTTATCATGATTGGGGAATTGGCGGTTGCTTCCATCATCGAAATCACTAAACCTTGGATCCATACAGCACTTCCAATGATATTTTTAATGATCATTCAATATTTTTTAGCTGTTGTATCATTAAAAAGTAAAAGGTTCCGCGATCTTGTCGACGGAAAACCAACCATTATCATCAACAGGGGAAAAATTGATGAATCTGCAATGAGGAAGCAAAGATACAATTTTGATGATTTACTTACACAATTAAGGGAAAAGGATATCCGCAGTATTGCTGATGTTGAGTTTGCTATTTTGGAATCTTCGGGAAGCCTTTCTGTCATTGAAAAAATGAGTAATCCTAATGGTGAACCGAAGGAAGGGGATATTACGATTCCATTAATTATTGATGGAGCGATTGAGGAAGAAAATCTTAAACGTATAAATAAAACCAATTTTTGGCTTCGTCAGGAATTAAAAAAATTAGGATACCGTGATGTAAGGAAGATTTCATTTTGCAGTTATGAGAATGGTAAGTTTTTTGTCGACATAATGGATGAACAATAA